CTCCGACGGGGGACCAGAGCGCTTGTCTAAAGCGTACACCTACAACCCATGGGGTGCGTCAAGAGTTTGTCACGACCCGATCTCGCGTCGGTGGAGTGGTATCTCGGTTTGGTTAGGTGCTTCGTGGTCGAACGCCGAGCTCACGCCGCGGCTCGGCTGGTTGGCGCCGATCACCGCGATGTACGGCAGGAAGATCGCTCCGGCCACCAGCAGCGCCCTGACCGGCCATGGCACGCTCAGCGCGACCGCCAGGACAAGGCATACCAATCGGATCCCCATCTGGACGAAATACCGCTTCTCACGCCGGCCGATGTCCGCCGACAGCGACGGCTGGGCGTCGGTGACCTGATGAACGACCCGGCGGCGATGCCATACCTTCACAGCTTCCACCGTAGACCCAGGACCGGCGGGGTGTTCCGGCGGCCGCCGGTCCCGAGGCGTCATACGATCAAGGGCGACCGTGAGGAGAATGCAGGATGACCGACCGTACCTACCGCGTGACCGAGATCGTCGGCACGTCCCCCGAGAGCGTCGACCAGGCGATACGCAACGGGATACGCCGCGCGGCCGAGACCCTGCGCCACCTGGACTGGTTCGAGGT
The Sphaerisporangium krabiense genome window above contains:
- a CDS encoding DUF3099 domain-containing protein encodes the protein MKVWHRRRVVHQVTDAQPSLSADIGRREKRYFVQMGIRLVCLVLAVALSVPWPVRALLVAGAIFLPYIAVIGANQPSRGVSSAFDHEAPNQTEIPLHRREIGS
- a CDS encoding dodecin, encoding MTDRTYRVTEIVGTSPESVDQAIRNGIRRAAETLRHLDWFEVTEVRGHIQDGEIGHFQVGMKVGFRLEDS